A section of the Citrus sinensis cultivar Valencia sweet orange chromosome 8, DVS_A1.0, whole genome shotgun sequence genome encodes:
- the LOC112496788 gene encoding zinc finger BED domain-containing protein RICESLEEPER 2-like, producing the protein MEANSSSNPGVNISTPSTTQSTTDSAINTNAGNRKGGKASKVWEHYTKLENDTKCKCNYCSKVYAYHSRFIGTRTLWNHLAACTAYADRKVDLKQKTLVFEDNTTGGGSNLVAISCSKEDIRKACIEMIIIDELPFSFVEKEGFRKFMSKACPKLDRFSRRTVARDVYQLYLNEKNNLKKVFARNKYRVCITTDCWTSIQNLNYMVITAHFIDDEWQLHKRILNFCQIDDHKGDTIGKLIESCLLEWGIDRVFTITVDNASSNDLVISYLKKKLNNWGGLVLNGDYLHVRCCAHIINLIVTEGLKEMNNSVSSIRNAVKYVRSSPARLVRFRKCVEHEKLDSKRIVVMDVPTRWNSTYLMLESALVYQKAFERLEDDDGFYRSYFEEKEGGKKRIRPPEHIDWVNASVLNNFLENFYEITKKFSASLSVTSHLYFHEMHSIESNLKGLIVSDDSYFSAMAKKMKEKYDKYWGSLNTLNKLLIVAVVLDPRYKLSFVKFCFEELYDENVVCELIKVIKGLLSSLYDFYTNNNSRCDSGSQNQSVNAVICPSELEKKSDIIDYRLAKVAKLSKWKKKQLEEDGVELKNEVDKYLLDDCENCFDDSFDLLNWWKVNGGKYKVLSNIAKDILSIPISTVASESAFSTGGRILDPFRASLSPKMVESLICGQNWLCSSRIAVEEDTSSVEDMAFYESITSDSRLASDFDVINLD; encoded by the exons ATGGAAGCAAATTCATCCAGTAATCCAGGAGTTAATATCTCTACACCTTCAACAACTCAAAGTACAACTGATAGTGCTATTAATACAAATGCAGGCAATAGAAAAGGTGGAAAAGCGTCAAAAGTATGGGAACATTACACAAAATTAGAGAATGATACAAAATGTAAGTGTAACTACTGTTCTAAAGTGTATGCGTATCATTCTAGATTTATTGGGACCCGTACTTTATGGAATCACTTGGCAGCATGCACAGCCTATGCTGATAGGAAAGttgatttaaaacaaaaaaccttGGTGTTTGAGGATAACACAACTGGTGGTGGCAGTAATCTTGTGGCAATATCTTGTAGCAAAGAGGACATTAGAAAAGCATGCATTGAGATGATAATTATTGATGAATTGCCCTTTAgttttgttgaaaaagaagGGTTTCGGAAATTTATGAGCAAAGCTTGTCCAAAACTTGATCGTTTTTCTAGGAGAACTGTTGCTAGAGATGTGTATCAGTTGTACTTAAATGAGaagaataatttgaaaaaagtgtTTGCTCGTAATAAGTATAGGGTTTGTATAACAACTGATTGTTGGACTTcaatacaaaatttgaattacatgGTTATTACAGCCcattttattgatgatgagtGGCAACTTCATAAAAGGATATTAAACTTTTGCCAGATCGATGATCATAAAGGAGATACAATTGGAAAATTGATTGAGTCTTGCTTGCTTGAATGGGGTATTGATAGAGTGTTTACAATTACTGTTGATAATGCAAGTTCGAATGATTTGgtcatttcttatttaaaaaagaagctaAATAATTGGGGTGGGCTTGTGTTGAATGGTGATTACCTTCATGTTAGATGTTGTGcacatattataaatttgattgtgaCTGAGGGGTTGAAAGAGATGAATAATTCTGTTTCTAGCATTCGCAATGCTGTGAAATATGTAAGATCATCACCGGCTAGATTAGTAAGGTTTAGAAAATGTGTTGAGCATGAAAAACTTGATTCTAAACGTATTGTTGTGATGGATGTTCCTActaggtggaattccacctatTTGATGTTAGAGAGTGCTCTTGTATATCAAAAAGCTTTTGAACGATTGGAGGATGATGATGGATTTTATAGATCCTATTTTGAAGAGAAAGAGGgtggaaaaaaaaggattcGGCCACCGGAACATATAGATTGGGTGAATGCAAGTgtgttgaataattttttggagaatttctatgaaattacaaaaaaatttagtgcTTCTTTGTCTGTTACATCACATTTGTATTTTCATGAGATGCATTCTATAGAGTCAAATTTAAAAGGATTGATAGTAAGTGATGATTCTTATTTCAGTGCAATGGCCAAGAAGATGAAAGAGAAGTATGACAAATATTGGGGTTCCCTCAACACTCTAAATAAGTTGTTAATTGTTGCTGTTGTGCTTGATCCGCGTTATAAATTGagttttgtgaaattttgttttgaggaGTTGTATGATGAAAATGTTGTGTGTGAGCTCATAAAAGTGATTAAGGGCTTATTATCTTCTTTGTATGATTTTTACACAAATAATAACTCTAGATGTGATAGTGGTAGCCAAAACCAATCTGTTAATGCTGTCATTTGTCCATCCGAGttagagaaaaaaagtgaTATTATTGATTATAGACTAGCCAAGGTAGCAAAACtttcaaaatggaaaaagaagcaGCTGGAAGAGGATGGTGtagagttgaaaaatgaagtggacaaatatttattagatgATTGTGAAAATtgctttgatgattcatttgatttgttgAACTGGTGGAAGGTAAATGGTGGGAAGTATAAAGTTTTGTCTAATATAGCCAAAGACATTCTTTCAATCCCAATATCTACAGTTGCTTCTGAGTCTGCATTCAGTACAGGAGGACGCATTCTTGATCCATTTCGAGCTTCTTTGAGTCCTAAAATGGTAGAGAGCTTAATATGTGGGCAAAATTGGCTTTGTTCTTCTCGTATTGCCGTAGAAGAGGATACATCTTCGGTTGAAGATATGGCATTTTATGAATCAATTACATCag ATTCAAGATTGGCATCAGATTTTGATGTCATTAATTTGGATTGA